A single genomic interval of Natronoarchaeum philippinense harbors:
- a CDS encoding AMP-binding protein, whose product MPSLSDVDEVVHETSREFVESTNVYEFMREYGIDDYDELIARTTGDVEGEPASGIDWFWDEMVDYLDIEFDEEYADVRDDADGPQFTDWYPGGRLNAAHNVVDRHADDADARDDTAVLWEGEDGEVREITFEGLAAETNRVANALEARGIETGDTVGIYMPMVPAVVPILYGCLKVGAIAVPIFSGFGVDAVATRLDDAECSVLFTADGFYRRGDPVFLKDTADEAIEQAGHVEHTIVYDRLGAGDPDTAADIPWHDERDRWWADAVDRQPDTYETKSLPSDQESMLLYSSGTTGKPKGIVHTHAGALVQAAKEIYFGFDHKPDDRFFWVSDIGWMMGPWTLLGNHAFGGTVVLYEGAPDYPEPDRFWELIDRHDVTTFGVSPTAIRALRERGDDWLDGHDLSSLRLLGSTGEPWDPESWRWFYERVGDGECPIINISGGTEIMGCFLMPMPIQSLKPCTLGGPGLGMAVDVVDSAGESVAESGERGFLIARDSCPSMTKSLWSGDERYLDEYWSSWDDLWDHGDWAQVDDDGFWFLHGRADDAINVAGRKVGPAEVEGALIDHDAVNRAAAVGVPDETTGQAVVAYVVLEPDADATEDRRVELREHVGAELGKPFMPREVLFVDEFPKTQSGKIIRRAIAAAYAGEDPGDLSSIENPEALEAIRSAD is encoded by the coding sequence ATGCCATCTCTCAGTGACGTCGACGAGGTCGTCCACGAGACCTCCCGCGAGTTCGTGGAATCGACGAACGTCTACGAGTTCATGCGCGAGTACGGCATCGACGACTACGACGAGTTGATCGCCCGGACGACCGGCGACGTGGAGGGAGAGCCCGCGTCGGGCATCGACTGGTTCTGGGACGAGATGGTCGACTACCTCGACATCGAGTTCGACGAGGAGTACGCCGACGTTCGAGACGACGCCGACGGCCCGCAGTTCACCGACTGGTATCCCGGCGGGCGGCTCAACGCCGCCCACAACGTCGTCGACCGGCACGCCGACGACGCCGACGCGCGGGACGACACCGCCGTGCTCTGGGAGGGAGAGGACGGCGAGGTCCGGGAGATCACGTTCGAGGGCCTCGCCGCCGAGACCAATCGCGTGGCCAACGCGCTGGAGGCCCGCGGCATCGAGACGGGCGACACCGTCGGTATCTACATGCCGATGGTGCCCGCGGTCGTCCCGATCCTCTACGGTTGTCTGAAGGTGGGCGCGATCGCCGTGCCGATCTTCTCGGGCTTCGGCGTCGACGCCGTGGCGACCCGGCTCGACGACGCCGAGTGTTCGGTGCTGTTCACGGCGGACGGCTTCTACCGCCGGGGCGATCCCGTCTTCCTCAAAGACACCGCCGACGAGGCGATCGAGCAAGCGGGCCACGTCGAGCACACGATCGTGTACGATCGGTTGGGTGCCGGAGATCCCGATACTGCCGCCGACATCCCGTGGCACGACGAGCGCGACCGGTGGTGGGCAGACGCCGTCGACCGCCAGCCCGACACCTACGAGACCAAATCGCTCCCGAGCGATCAGGAGTCGATGCTGCTGTACTCCTCGGGGACGACCGGCAAGCCCAAAGGGATCGTCCACACCCACGCCGGCGCGCTCGTGCAGGCCGCCAAGGAGATCTACTTCGGCTTCGATCACAAACCGGACGATCGCTTCTTCTGGGTGTCGGACATCGGCTGGATGATGGGCCCGTGGACGCTGCTGGGCAACCACGCCTTCGGCGGCACCGTCGTGCTCTACGAGGGTGCGCCGGACTACCCCGAGCCCGACCGCTTTTGGGAGCTGATCGACCGCCACGACGTGACGACTTTCGGCGTCTCGCCGACGGCGATCCGGGCGCTGCGGGAACGCGGCGACGACTGGCTCGACGGCCACGACCTCTCCAGTCTTCGCCTGCTCGGGTCGACCGGCGAGCCGTGGGATCCCGAATCGTGGCGCTGGTTCTACGAGCGCGTCGGCGACGGAGAGTGCCCGATCATCAACATCTCCGGGGGGACCGAGATCATGGGCTGTTTCCTGATGCCGATGCCGATCCAGTCGCTCAAGCCCTGCACGCTCGGCGGGCCGGGGCTGGGGATGGCCGTCGACGTGGTCGATTCGGCGGGCGAGTCCGTCGCGGAGTCGGGCGAACGCGGCTTTCTGATCGCTCGGGACTCCTGCCCGTCGATGACCAAGTCGCTGTGGAGCGGCGACGAGCGCTACCTCGACGAGTACTGGTCGAGTTGGGACGACCTCTGGGACCACGGCGACTGGGCGCAGGTCGACGACGACGGGTTCTGGTTCCTCCACGGCCGGGCCGACGACGCGATCAACGTCGCCGGGCGCAAAGTCGGCCCGGCCGAGGTCGAGGGCGCGCTGATCGACCACGACGCCGTCAACCGGGCGGCAGCCGTCGGCGTCCCCGACGAGACGACCGGGCAGGCCGTCGTCGCCTACGTCGTGCTCGAACCGGACGCCGACGCGACCGAGGATCGGCGGGTCGAACTGCGAGAGCACGTCGGCGCCGAACTGGGCAAGCCGTTCATGCCCCGAGAAGTGCTGTTCGTCGACGAGTTCCCCAAAACCCAGAGCGGGAAGATCATCCGGCGGGCGATCGCCGCGGCCTACGCCGGCGAGGATCCCGGCGACCTATCGAGCATCGAGAACCCCGAGGCGCTGGAGGCGATCCGGTCGGCCGACTGA
- a CDS encoding AMP-binding protein: protein MESLDDVVARDRRSQDLAVRAAGEPERTYTYHRFCTTAWKTGNFLRHLGVGDGVAVGVAADPLPQSLLTFFGTALLGGRTRFAPPTEFDGRAVVARSDAVDRYELPAGGQRVGYGDDPEDPATRYFEEEVWSENPSFPPVERDPSTPALDDGERIYSHADLLDAAADVISAFDLDADDAVAVRASLADPRTVVAGALAPLVAGGTVLFPAAEDRTGATDAAASASGDVAVVPTTERGAAPESRTITLDDVTV, encoded by the coding sequence ATGGAGAGTCTCGACGATGTTGTCGCGCGCGACCGGCGCTCGCAGGACCTCGCGGTCAGGGCGGCCGGTGAGCCGGAGCGCACGTACACCTACCACCGTTTCTGTACGACCGCTTGGAAGACGGGGAACTTCCTCCGGCACCTCGGCGTCGGCGACGGCGTCGCAGTCGGCGTCGCGGCCGACCCGCTACCCCAATCGCTGCTGACCTTCTTCGGCACCGCCCTGCTGGGCGGTCGAACGCGCTTTGCCCCTCCCACCGAGTTCGATGGACGTGCGGTCGTCGCCCGCTCCGACGCCGTCGACCGGTACGAACTGCCGGCCGGCGGCCAGCGCGTCGGCTACGGCGACGATCCTGAGGACCCAGCGACGCGCTACTTCGAGGAGGAAGTCTGGAGCGAGAACCCGTCCTTTCCGCCCGTCGAGCGCGATCCGTCGACGCCGGCGCTCGACGACGGCGAGCGCATCTACTCCCACGCGGACCTTCTCGACGCCGCGGCCGACGTGATCTCGGCGTTCGATCTCGACGCCGACGACGCGGTCGCGGTGCGGGCATCGCTCGCGGATCCACGAACCGTCGTTGCGGGCGCGTTGGCGCCGCTCGTCGCCGGTGGAACTGTACTGTTCCCGGCTGCCGAAGATCGAACCGGCGCCACGGACGCCGCGGCGTCTGCGAGCGGCGACGTTGCCGTCGTTCCGACGACCGAGCGAGGCGCCGCGCCGGAATCACGAACGATCACGCTCGACGACGTGACGGTCTGA
- a CDS encoding DUF7504 family protein produces MTDNESDAVGARSGSVLVTGPAPERFDRAAELLTDEAVVVPGVDGDLEATLTATDLRVATPTGGGVTPLSELGIAVSDLVSAQSRSDVLVDADPIAAEASVCPFSLFRFLHLTRWRVAAAGGLFVCTLGDAVDPITVETIDELFDERVRLESDRDRRVIGELSP; encoded by the coding sequence ATGACCGACAACGAGTCCGACGCCGTCGGCGCTCGCTCCGGAAGCGTTCTCGTGACCGGACCGGCGCCCGAGCGGTTCGACCGCGCAGCCGAGTTGCTGACCGACGAGGCCGTCGTCGTCCCGGGGGTCGACGGCGACCTCGAAGCGACGCTCACAGCGACCGATCTCAGGGTCGCAACACCGACGGGCGGCGGCGTGACGCCGCTCTCGGAGCTGGGCATCGCGGTATCGGATCTCGTGAGTGCCCAATCGCGGTCGGACGTGCTCGTCGATGCCGACCCGATCGCGGCCGAGGCGTCGGTGTGCCCGTTCTCGTTGTTTCGGTTCCTCCACCTGACCCGCTGGCGCGTCGCCGCTGCTGGCGGGCTGTTCGTGTGTACCCTCGGGGATGCAGTCGATCCGATCACCGTCGAGACAATCGACGAACTGTTCGACGAGCGCGTCCGGCTGGAGTCCGACCGGGACCGCCGAGTGATCGGCGAACTCTCGCCGTGA
- the dnaJ gene encoding molecular chaperone DnaJ gives MSEDFYDILGVSRDASEDEIKQAYREKASEYHPDVSDDPDAEQKFKKAQKAKEVLTDEEKRNAYDRLGHERFEQADKHGGFDGDRGGGGAGGPFGGAGGAGGPFGGAGGAGGPFGGGGGGGGMGDIFDQIFGGGGGGRGDSGRGADLRTSLEIDLEEAYEGAQKQVTVRRPENCETCDGAGHPPDADSRTCPECEGRGQVTQVQQTPLGRMQQTQTCRRCEGDGELYDETCGDCGGDGQVTQTSTLTVDIPAGIQDGQTLRMEYEGAPGDTRRQNGDLLIEVSVADHDDFERDGDDLQHHEPISFPQATFGDTIEVPTLDGPVEMDIPAGTQSGETFRLENKGMPRLRGRGQGDLYVQIQIVTPDSLNEEQREALEQFAEAGGEEIDVETGFFEKIKNSF, from the coding sequence ATGAGCGAGGACTTCTACGACATACTCGGCGTGAGTCGGGACGCGTCCGAGGACGAGATCAAGCAGGCTTATCGGGAGAAAGCCAGCGAGTACCACCCCGACGTGAGCGACGATCCCGACGCCGAACAGAAGTTCAAGAAAGCCCAGAAGGCAAAGGAAGTGCTGACCGACGAAGAAAAGCGCAATGCCTACGACCGGTTGGGCCACGAGCGCTTCGAGCAGGCCGACAAGCACGGCGGCTTCGACGGCGACCGCGGCGGGGGCGGCGCCGGTGGCCCCTTCGGCGGCGCGGGGGGTGCAGGGGGTCCCTTCGGCGGCGCCGGCGGTGCTGGCGGCCCGTTCGGTGGCGGCGGAGGTGGGGGCGGTATGGGCGACATCTTCGACCAGATCTTCGGCGGCGGCGGTGGCGGCCGCGGCGACTCCGGCCGCGGCGCCGACCTCCGAACGTCGCTGGAGATCGACCTCGAGGAGGCCTACGAGGGCGCTCAGAAGCAGGTGACGGTGCGCCGGCCGGAGAACTGCGAGACCTGCGACGGCGCCGGCCACCCGCCGGACGCCGACAGTCGAACCTGCCCCGAGTGCGAGGGTCGCGGGCAGGTCACGCAGGTCCAGCAGACGCCGCTGGGCCGGATGCAACAGACCCAGACCTGTCGGCGTTGCGAGGGCGACGGCGAACTATACGACGAGACCTGTGGCGACTGCGGCGGCGACGGGCAGGTCACCCAGACCTCGACGCTGACCGTCGACATCCCCGCCGGAATTCAGGACGGCCAGACGCTCCGGATGGAGTATGAAGGCGCGCCCGGCGACACGCGCCGCCAGAACGGCGATCTACTGATCGAGGTGTCGGTCGCCGATCACGACGACTTCGAGCGCGACGGCGACGACCTCCAGCACCACGAGCCCATCTCGTTCCCGCAGGCGACGTTCGGCGACACCATCGAGGTGCCGACGCTGGACGGTCCCGTCGAGATGGACATTCCCGCGGGCACCCAGAGCGGCGAGACGTTCCGCTTGGAGAACAAGGGGATGCCGCGGCTCCGCGGGCGCGGGCAGGGCGATCTCTACGTGCAGATACAGATCGTTACGCCCGACTCGCTCAACGAGGAGCAACGCGAAGCGCTCGAACAGTTCGCGGAAGCCGGCGGCGAGGAGATCGACGTGGAGACCGGCTTCTTCGAGAAGATCAAAAACTCGTTCTGA
- a CDS encoding NRDE family protein: protein MCTLTLAWQVFPETPVAVAANRDEADSRPSEPPAVIDRDPRVVAPRDADAGGTWIGYNEHGLLVAITNRWNDADLAGERSRGLLVRDALRRPTAEAAGRFVEAELRAREYEGFNLVIADAAAALYYEWSGSLDFRQLDPGVHVVVNVGADGQFSIPQTRPDAGERQAESAAWLREALAVEPGETATAWTGRAADALADHTYGVCVHGDGFGTRSSSLIALGDSGATYRFADGPPCETDYEDVALDLG, encoded by the coding sequence GTGTGTACGCTGACCCTCGCTTGGCAGGTGTTCCCCGAGACGCCGGTCGCCGTCGCCGCGAACCGCGACGAGGCCGATAGCCGGCCCTCGGAGCCGCCGGCCGTGATCGACCGCGATCCGCGCGTCGTCGCGCCGCGGGACGCCGACGCCGGAGGAACGTGGATCGGCTACAACGAGCACGGCCTGCTGGTGGCGATCACGAACCGGTGGAACGACGCCGACCTCGCCGGCGAGCGCTCCCGCGGTCTGCTGGTCCGCGACGCGCTTCGGCGTCCAACCGCGGAAGCCGCGGGCCGGTTCGTCGAGGCCGAACTCCGCGCGCGCGAGTACGAGGGATTCAACCTCGTGATCGCCGACGCCGCGGCCGCGCTCTACTACGAGTGGTCGGGAAGTCTCGATTTTCGGCAGCTCGATCCCGGCGTCCACGTCGTCGTCAACGTCGGCGCCGACGGGCAGTTCTCGATCCCGCAAACCCGCCCGGACGCCGGCGAGCGACAGGCCGAGAGCGCGGCGTGGCTCCGCGAGGCGCTCGCGGTCGAACCGGGCGAGACGGCGACCGCGTGGACCGGCCGGGCCGCCGACGCGCTTGCCGACCACACGTACGGCGTCTGCGTCCACGGCGACGGCTTTGGCACGCGCTCGTCCTCGCTGATCGCGCTCGGGGACTCGGGTGCGACGTATCGGTTCGCCGACGGTCCGCCCTGCGAAACCGACTACGAGGACGTGGCACTCGACCTCGGCTGA
- a CDS encoding Lrp/AsnC family transcriptional regulator, whose translation MELDEVDEGILYLLQQDARHLTTTEMAERVGVSASTVRNRIERLESEGVVRGYRPDIDYDKAGYQLHVLFICRAESAERDRLASETHTISGVVQTREVLNGSDNLQVEAVGTDTDDIARISDELGALGLDVVNSKILKSTRVQPFDHFGEEIERGDDE comes from the coding sequence ATGGAACTCGACGAAGTCGACGAGGGGATTCTCTATCTTCTACAGCAGGACGCGCGACACCTGACGACGACGGAGATGGCTGAACGGGTCGGCGTCTCGGCGAGCACCGTCAGAAACCGGATCGAGCGGCTCGAATCTGAAGGCGTCGTTCGCGGCTACCGTCCTGATATCGATTACGACAAGGCGGGCTATCAGCTACACGTTCTGTTCATCTGCCGGGCGGAGAGCGCCGAACGCGACCGACTCGCCTCCGAGACCCACACGATCAGCGGCGTCGTCCAGACTCGAGAGGTGCTCAACGGCAGCGATAACCTCCAAGTCGAGGCCGTCGGCACCGACACCGACGACATCGCCAGAATCAGCGACGAGCTCGGCGCGCTCGGACTCGACGTGGTCAACTCGAAAATTCTCAAGAGCACTCGCGTCCAGCCGTTCGATCACTTCGGCGAAGAAATCGAGAGAGGCGACGATGAGTGA
- a CDS encoding HalOD1 output domain-containing protein, with protein MSDTEGSGPHRFTFDPDERASTAVTEAVADVLERDQRDLPPLYESVDGDSLDSIVSSEEPLPSRHPVIVSFRYAGCDLTVTSHGRIVVAVVEE; from the coding sequence ATGAGTGATACCGAAGGGAGTGGCCCTCACCGATTCACGTTCGATCCCGACGAACGGGCGAGCACGGCCGTCACCGAGGCCGTCGCCGACGTGCTGGAGCGCGACCAGCGCGACCTTCCCCCGCTGTACGAGTCGGTCGACGGCGACAGTCTCGACTCGATCGTCAGCTCCGAGGAGCCACTACCATCCAGACATCCCGTCATCGTCTCGTTTCGCTACGCCGGCTGCGATCTGACGGTGACGAGCCACGGGCGGATCGTCGTCGCCGTCGTCGAGGAGTAG
- a CDS encoding class I adenylate-forming enzyme family protein encodes MTNWPQSDWLAARTAASPDALAVIDADATDAGETARWSYADLDAATDAVARSLAARGVGPGDHVGTLLDTGLPFVLIVHAVDRLGAVLVPLNVRHTSEELARACEKADVTTILCDADAESSAGAAAEIAEEPPAVVSIDADGFHDSGEDSDGSDEDDNDGDGRPLPSVERSPADVRVLLSTSGTTGEPKVVPLTAGNLLASAVASAFRLGVLPDDRWLCCLPMYHMGGLAPVLRSTLYGTTVVLQSEFDAERTPAVAREHEATGVSLVPTMLRRIVDSPATLPDSLRFVLLGGAPADAELIEACQRREIPVHPTFGMTETASQVATATPSEAFEHEGTVGRPLVGTRVTVVDEAGDPVQAGERGELVVDGPTVTPGYYGDAAATEASFGPYGLLTGDVGYRDEGGRLWVLNRRDDRIVTGGENVDPGEVVAALREHPAIGDAAVLGVDDPEWGERVGAIVVPADDADGGAAATLGAEAVREHCRERLAGYKLPRTVAFADELPRTASGTVDREAARALLDEKSDD; translated from the coding sequence ATGACGAACTGGCCCCAGTCGGACTGGCTCGCGGCCCGCACAGCGGCGTCGCCCGACGCGCTCGCCGTGATCGACGCCGACGCGACCGATGCGGGCGAGACCGCCCGCTGGTCCTACGCCGACCTCGACGCCGCGACGGATGCCGTCGCCCGATCGCTCGCGGCCCGGGGTGTCGGCCCCGGCGACCACGTCGGGACGCTGCTCGACACCGGACTTCCGTTCGTGCTGATCGTCCACGCCGTCGATCGACTCGGCGCCGTGCTCGTCCCGCTGAACGTCCGGCATACGTCCGAGGAACTCGCACGAGCCTGCGAGAAGGCCGACGTGACGACGATTTTGTGCGACGCCGACGCCGAATCGAGCGCGGGCGCCGCAGCCGAGATAGCTGAGGAGCCGCCGGCCGTCGTCTCGATCGACGCCGACGGCTTCCACGACAGCGGCGAGGACAGCGACGGCAGCGACGAGGACGACAACGACGGCGACGGCCGGCCGCTCCCGTCGGTCGAGCGCTCGCCCGCCGACGTGCGCGTTCTCCTCTCGACCTCGGGGACGACCGGCGAGCCGAAAGTCGTCCCGCTGACCGCGGGGAACCTGCTCGCCAGCGCCGTCGCGTCGGCGTTTCGCCTCGGCGTCTTGCCCGACGATCGGTGGCTCTGCTGTCTCCCGATGTATCACATGGGCGGACTGGCGCCCGTCCTTCGCTCGACGCTGTACGGCACCACCGTCGTCCTCCAGTCGGAGTTCGACGCCGAGCGCACGCCGGCCGTCGCCCGCGAGCACGAGGCTACGGGCGTCTCGTTGGTGCCGACGATGCTCCGCCGGATCGTCGATTCGCCCGCGACGCTTCCCGATTCGCTTCGCTTCGTCCTGCTGGGCGGCGCACCGGCCGACGCCGAACTGATCGAAGCGTGCCAGCGCCGCGAGATACCGGTGCATCCGACGTTCGGGATGACCGAGACGGCCTCGCAGGTGGCGACCGCCACTCCGAGCGAGGCGTTCGAGCACGAGGGAACCGTCGGCCGCCCGCTGGTCGGAACGCGCGTGACGGTCGTTGACGAAGCCGGCGACCCGGTGCAAGCGGGCGAACGCGGCGAGCTCGTCGTCGACGGGCCGACCGTGACGCCGGGCTACTACGGCGACGCCGCGGCGACCGAGGCGTCGTTCGGTCCCTATGGACTCCTCACCGGCGATGTCGGCTACCGCGACGAGGGGGGACGCCTGTGGGTGCTTAACCGCCGTGACGACCGAATCGTCACCGGCGGCGAGAACGTCGACCCCGGCGAGGTCGTCGCGGCGCTCCGGGAGCACCCAGCTATCGGCGATGCCGCCGTCCTCGGCGTCGACGACCCCGAGTGGGGCGAGCGTGTCGGCGCCATCGTCGTCCCCGCGGACGACGCCGACGGCGGGGCTGCAGCGACGCTCGGCGCCGAGGCCGTCCGCGAGCACTGCCGCGAGCGGCTGGCGGGGTACAAACTCCCTCGAACGGTCGCGTTCGCCGACGAACTCCCCCGGACGGCTTCGGGGACCGTCGACCGAGAGGCGGCCCGAGCGTTGTTAGACGAGAAAAGCGACGACTGA
- the menC gene encoding o-succinylbenzoate synthase produces the protein MDAERREFALDLAAPLETASGTIEQREGIALRIAEDGAVGVGEATPLPGWTESPATCRERLAAATTYLDDGDPAAALDAVDESPAARHAVHLALADLRARQDGVPLYRYLGSVGRVERVPVNATIGVGSPDDAAAAARGAVEQGFQCLKLKVGAGTVEEAVERVETVREALPRGIALRADANGSWDREQAGEALRAFADSGVEYVEQPLAIDDLEGHADLRQQSAGVGVALDESLRTASIDDVLDAGAADVVVLKPMVLGGLDRARRIAIRARREGVAPVVTTTVDAVVARTGAVHFAASIPGVDPCGLATAERLADDLAPDPAPITEGDAVVPQGDGLGTRGPWEHTVDGENRR, from the coding sequence ATGGACGCCGAGCGCCGCGAGTTCGCGCTCGACCTCGCCGCGCCCTTAGAGACGGCCTCGGGGACGATCGAGCAGCGCGAGGGCATCGCCCTTCGAATTGCCGAGGACGGCGCCGTCGGCGTCGGCGAGGCGACGCCGCTCCCCGGCTGGACAGAATCGCCAGCGACGTGCCGCGAGCGGCTGGCGGCCGCCACTACCTATCTCGACGACGGTGACCCGGCCGCCGCGCTCGACGCCGTCGACGAATCGCCGGCGGCGCGACACGCCGTCCACCTCGCGCTCGCGGACCTCCGGGCACGGCAGGACGGCGTCCCGCTCTATCGCTATCTCGGCTCGGTCGGCCGGGTCGAGCGCGTCCCGGTCAACGCGACGATCGGCGTCGGATCGCCCGACGACGCCGCAGCGGCCGCCCGAGGAGCCGTCGAGCAGGGCTTTCAGTGTCTCAAGCTCAAGGTCGGCGCCGGAACCGTCGAGGAAGCCGTCGAGCGCGTCGAGACGGTCCGCGAGGCGCTTCCGCGCGGCATCGCGCTGCGCGCGGACGCCAACGGCTCGTGGGACCGCGAGCAGGCCGGCGAGGCGCTCCGAGCGTTCGCCGACAGCGGCGTCGAGTACGTCGAACAGCCGCTCGCCATCGACGATCTGGAAGGGCACGCCGACCTCCGACAGCAGTCGGCCGGCGTCGGCGTCGCGCTCGACGAGTCGCTGCGGACAGCCTCGATCGACGACGTGCTCGACGCCGGCGCGGCCGATGTCGTCGTCCTCAAGCCGATGGTTCTGGGCGGCCTCGACCGGGCGCGCCGAATAGCGATCCGCGCCCGGCGCGAGGGCGTCGCGCCGGTCGTGACGACCACCGTCGACGCCGTCGTGGCGCGGACCGGCGCAGTCCACTTCGCGGCGTCGATCCCCGGCGTCGACCCCTGCGGGCTGGCGACGGCCGAGCGCCTCGCCGACGACCTCGCCCCCGATCCAGCGCCGATCACGGAAGGCGACGCCGTAGTTCCACAGGGCGACGGGCTCGGGACGCGCGGACCGTGGGAACACACTGTCGACGGAGAGAACAGACGATGA
- a CDS encoding 1,4-dihydroxy-2-naphthoate polyprenyltransferase — protein MSTDVSRGRAWLMATRPQTLPAGAAPVVVGAAIAVHEGVFAPLPALAALVGALLIQIGTNFANDYYDAVKGVDDESREGFTRVTQSGLIPAEQVKLAMAATFGLAILVGTYLVYVGGVPILVIGLLSVASGYAYAGGPYPLGSHGLGDLFVFVFFGVVAVVGTVYVQAAAVLAEPLTTTIPAGTIPAVAVIASLPVAAISTNIIVVNNVRDLETDREAGKYTLAVIIGYRWSRVEYVGLLALAYAVPIYLWAARNAFGPGVLLPLLTLPLAIPVARTVCTRTDGDALNPALERTGQLLAAFSALFAVGVVV, from the coding sequence ATGAGTACCGACGTGAGTCGGGGCCGGGCGTGGCTGATGGCCACCCGACCCCAGACGTTGCCCGCGGGCGCGGCGCCGGTCGTCGTCGGCGCGGCGATCGCGGTCCACGAGGGCGTGTTCGCGCCGCTTCCGGCGCTTGCGGCGCTGGTCGGCGCGCTCCTAATTCAGATCGGGACGAACTTTGCGAACGACTACTACGACGCCGTCAAGGGCGTCGACGACGAGAGCCGCGAGGGCTTCACTCGGGTCACCCAGTCGGGGCTGATCCCGGCCGAGCAGGTCAAACTCGCCATGGCCGCGACGTTCGGACTGGCGATCCTCGTCGGCACCTACCTCGTCTACGTCGGCGGCGTGCCGATCCTCGTGATCGGTCTGCTGAGCGTCGCCAGCGGCTACGCCTACGCGGGTGGCCCCTATCCTCTCGGCTCGCACGGGCTTGGCGACCTGTTCGTGTTCGTGTTCTTCGGCGTCGTCGCCGTCGTCGGGACGGTGTACGTGCAGGCCGCGGCCGTCCTCGCCGAGCCGCTCACCACGACGATTCCGGCGGGAACGATCCCCGCCGTCGCCGTCATCGCTAGCCTCCCCGTCGCAGCCATCTCGACGAACATCATCGTCGTCAACAACGTCCGCGACCTCGAAACCGACCGCGAGGCGGGCAAGTACACGCTGGCCGTCATCATCGGCTACCGGTGGAGCCGCGTCGAGTACGTCGGCCTGCTGGCGCTGGCCTACGCCGTCCCGATCTACCTGTGGGCGGCCCGGAACGCGTTCGGTCCCGGCGTCTTGCTGCCGCTGCTCACGCTCCCGCTTGCGATCCCGGTCGCCCGGACCGTCTGCACGCGCACGGACGGCGACGCGCTCAACCCCGCGTTAGAGCGCACGGGGCAGCTCCTCGCCGCCTTCTCGGCGCTGTTCGCCGTCGGGGTGGTCGTCTGA
- a CDS encoding 1,4-dihydroxy-2-naphthoyl-CoA synthase: MVSEIFDPERWEPIETFDFDDVTYHRSALGHTVRIAFDRPAKRNAFRPKTVDELYDALDHAKRQTDVGCVLLTGNGPSPEDGGWAFSSGGDQGIRGADGYEYEGDEDRASEHGRLHILEVQRLIRHIPKVVVAVVPGWAVGGGHSLHVVCDLTIASEEHAKFLQTDPDVGSFDAGFGSAYLARQIGQKKAREVFFLGKTYSAEEAADMGMVNEAVPHEELEERALEWGERINAKSPTAMRMLKYAFNLDSDGLVGQQVFAGEATRLGYMTDEAQEGRDAFNEGREPDFDEFPWKY, encoded by the coding sequence ATGGTCTCGGAAATCTTCGACCCCGAGCGCTGGGAGCCGATCGAGACGTTCGACTTCGACGACGTTACCTACCACCGCTCCGCGTTGGGCCACACCGTCCGGATCGCGTTCGACCGGCCGGCGAAACGCAACGCGTTCCGCCCGAAGACGGTCGACGAACTGTACGACGCGCTCGATCACGCCAAGCGCCAGACCGACGTGGGCTGCGTACTACTGACGGGCAACGGCCCCTCGCCGGAGGACGGCGGCTGGGCCTTTTCCTCGGGCGGCGATCAGGGCATTCGCGGCGCCGACGGCTACGAGTACGAGGGCGACGAGGACCGCGCCAGCGAGCACGGGCGCCTGCACATCCTCGAAGTCCAGCGCCTGATCCGGCACATCCCCAAGGTCGTCGTCGCCGTGGTGCCGGGCTGGGCGGTCGGCGGCGGCCACAGCCTCCACGTCGTCTGCGATCTGACCATCGCCAGCGAGGAGCACGCGAAGTTCCTCCAGACCGACCCCGACGTGGGTAGTTTCGACGCCGGCTTCGGCTCGGCCTATCTCGCCAGACAGATCGGTCAGAAGAAAGCCCGCGAGGTGTTCTTCCTCGGGAAGACCTACAGCGCCGAGGAGGCCGCCGACATGGGGATGGTCAACGAAGCCGTGCCCCACGAGGAGTTAGAGGAGCGGGCCTTGGAGTGGGGCGAGCGCATCAACGCCAAGAGCCCGACGGCGATGCGGATGCTCAAGTACGCCTTTAATCTGGATTCGGACGGGCTGGTCGGTCAGCAAGTGTTCGCCGGCGAGGCGACGCGACTGGGCTACATGACCGACGAAGCCCAAGAGGGCCGCGACGCGTTCAACGAGGGGCGAGAGCCCGACTTCGACGAGTTCCCCTGGAAGTACTGA